One part of the Pieris napi chromosome 4, ilPieNapi1.2, whole genome shotgun sequence genome encodes these proteins:
- the LOC125048743 gene encoding uncharacterized protein LOC125048743, which produces MEKIVITVYMNCLVLNSAEQYQPYYQNQMPYDYTEVDYEDYESNECTCSCQRCEDIKPCCRNTCNNCFQPSSIVIVPYPYPLIISTKQKEATTAPPTQETTAPVPQETTLAPPPPTELPTTDILRNNEAYINDIIAKAPNLNKKNKFVLTNLRRTKPDWVPKYGIVPIPDNLAEKLMLQLRSMRVLHPKKETFKPSATLSSLEKII; this is translated from the exons ATGGAGAAAatt GTAATAACAGTGTATATGAATTGTCTTGTCTTAAATTCCGCCGAACAATATCAGCCCTATTACCAAAATCAAATGCCTTACGACTACACAGAAGTCGATTATGAGGACTACGAGTCCAATGAATGCACCTGCTCTTGCCAACGCTGTGAAGACATCAAACCATGCTGCAGAAACACTTGCAACAACTGCTTCCAACCTTCCAGCATCGTGATAGTTCCCTATCCCTACCCACTTATAATATCAACGAAACAAAAAGAAGCAACTACTGCGCCGCCTACACAAGAAACGACAGCTCCTGTTCCACAAGAAACAACATTAGCGCCACCTCCACCAACTGAATTACCAACTACAGACATCCTAAGAAACAATGAAGCGTACATAAATGATATTATAGCCAAAGCACCGAATTTGAATAAGAAGAATAAGTTTGTATTAACCAATCTGAGACGTACAAAGCCTGATTGGGTGCCGAAGTATGGTATTGTACCCATACCGGATAATTTGGCAGAGAAGTTGATGCTCCAACTGCGGAGCATGCGTGTGTTACACCCAAAGAAAGAGACCTTTAAACCTAGTGCAACGCTGTCTTCGTTGGAGAAGATAATTTAA